Proteins encoded in a region of the Zea mays cultivar B73 chromosome 4, Zm-B73-REFERENCE-NAM-5.0, whole genome shotgun sequence genome:
- the LOC118477006 gene encoding uncharacterized protein: MQTSGKMPSVPAGDQGGFVPATDVMTEMIRVGASAAANADDATASSAGAAPAAAGLVAAVPGGPRAMRWNNNTSGFILRRMAQLLSDGSRPDKVFKDKDVNSVAKALKEYSGEAVSPTQVYNHLRKWRQKWSRVSKLKDLSGALWDSDSNAILLDQEHYLGHCKDHPKDAEFLNCPIRFYTEMEAIFGHAMATGKFALGSGEALGQNQVDSVAAKVEGPAFTYISEERAQTDVGEGSKATEIPSIAVGRKRKRGNFSEDEMLMLTNMSDAVNNVANALRETGPAHVDGNLYLAVMEMPGYSEEALIVAYTFLLDNKAQGRGFVHMTEAHRNIWLRTFLAKNYYM, encoded by the exons ATGCAAACCAGTGGTAAGATGCCTTCAGTCCCAGCTGGTGATCAGGGTGGGTTTGTCCCAGCTACTGATGTGATGACTGAGATGATAAGGGTTGGTGCTAGTGCAGCAGCTAACGCTGATGATGCTACTGCATCTAGTGCCGGTGCTGCTCCAGCAGCAGCTGGTCTTGTTGCTGCTGTTCCCGGGGGTCCTAGGGCAATGAGGTGGAACAACAACACCTCTGGATTTATTCTTAGGAGGATGGCTCAACTTCTTAGTGATGGTAGCAGGCCTGACAAGGTCTTCAAGGACAAGGATGTCAACTCTGTGGCCAAAGCCCTTAAGGAGTACAGTGGGGAGGCAGTGAGCCCAACTCAGGTGTATAACCACTTGAGGAAATGGAGGCAAAAATGGTCTAGGGTGTCTAAGCTCAAAGACCTTAGTGGGGCTTTATGGGATAGTGACTCCAATGCTATCTTGCTTGATCAGGAGCACTACCTTGGCCACTGCAAG GACCATCCAAAAGATGCAGAGTTCCTAAACTGCCCTATTAGGTTCTACACTGAGATGGAGGCCATTTTTGGCCATGCTATGGCCACTGGCAAATTTGCACTTGGTTCTGGTGAAGCCTTAGGACAGAACCAGGTTGATAGTGTTGCTGCCAAGGTTGAGGGACCTGCCTTCACCTATATCTCTGAAGAGAGAGCACAAACTGATGTTGGAGAGGGTAGCAAGGCCACCGAGATCCCCTCCATAGCTGTGGGTaggaagaggaagagagggaACTTCAGTGAGGATGAGATGCTTATGTTGACCAATATGTCTGATGCAGTGAACAATGTGGCTAATGCCCTTAGAGAGACTGGACCTGCCCATGTGGATGGTAACCTCTACCTAGCTGTGATGGAGATGCCTGGCTATTCTGAGGAGGCACTGATTGTTGCCTACACCTTCCTCCTGGACAACAAGGCTCAAGGCAGGGGCTTTGTTCACATGACTGAGGCACATAGAAACATTTGGCTTAGGACCTTCCTAGCCAAGAACTACTACATGTAG